The Corythoichthys intestinalis isolate RoL2023-P3 chromosome 2, ASM3026506v1, whole genome shotgun sequence DNA segment taagattataattatgttccaatttgctaacatgttttgaaaaataaaagtcctgttcaatggaaaaacttttgtttgtttgtctttttttgttgttgttgtctttttaacccagatttctcaaagtaacatattttagagctataattttggtttaaggttgtcatactgtcagaatctcatactggcacatgcctagcttAAGCAATGGCCATTTATTTTGGAAATACAAAactagttttttttcctttggggGGGTGATCATCACAAAGATCAGCATAGGGAACGTTACAATTAATGTACATATAATTTTGTCAttcgttaattgtgttttggtaCGCTCTTCCAAAAGGGTCGAAGGTTACAAAAGGTTAAGTAACCGATAATACGAAATAATACGATTTTCTTGTGTTCTGATCTAAAAGAAAAGCAGTAAGCTTAGGACATTACATTCCACGTTTATTTTGTTAGTAAAGTAAAGCAATTTCCGGCTTTTACTGTCCAAAATCCAATAACTTGATTCTGTTGAGGCCTCAGCAAGCAAAAGCAACCGTAGTCAAGCAAGACggtgaaaagtagcacaaattttcAGCAGTTCAGTAACTTCGCTGATGAGAAAAAATATTCTACAGAGAAAGAGTTCCGTTGCTGGTTCAATGCTTCATTCGATGCCCGTATTCCAGGTAATACGGGGCTAAAGTGACGGCCTCGTCGTCGTGTCAGCAGCTCTCCACCGAACTTGTCAGCTCGTTGCCAAACTTCGGCTCGCTGCGGCTCTCCGCGGGGCCCGGGGCGCGAGGCTCCGGCCCTGTGGATGAGGGGGTGAATTCAATTCCATCCAGGTACTATATTTGAAATACAAGGACAAAGTTagtgtttttttaacagcggtGCCTCACACGATAGTGCAATGCGAAAGGATAGCTTCGCGGTGGGTCCAAATTAGCCTTAGCATAGCTTGACAACTTCCGTGGCCTGTCAGCTCACTTCCATCTAAGTGTCGTCCGAATTTCACAAGCACGCCGTAGAATGTCGTAAGGTGACGGGATCGTTAAGAAGTGCAGCCGCTTTGCCAATATCGGTTAACTAAACAGGTGCAAGTTGACGTGGCACGTCGATAGCATTTCGGCTAATTCTCTGCGAACCAGGCCATAATCAGGCTGCAATGTTTGTTGTCTAGTAAGCTAGTAGTGGTTGTTGTGTTTCTTAACCACATGTTTCACATTAGACAAATCTTATCGCACACCCACAAgagtaaaatgtaaaaaatgacaCATAGGCCAATGTGAAGACTAATTGGTCCCTCTGTCACTAGAAGTTGATGGTACTTTAATTGTAAATAATTTATCTCAGGACTAAATAATGGTAGTGATTTGTCAAGATTGCTCATTTTTTCCACTGACAAGCTCACTCTTGTACATTACGCTTGGTAAgatcccagatagcagaccgacattgaataaacgtatTCCcccccatcaaaatcatcagtatggttgatatCGAAATTTTAGACGTCACGTGACGTTGAAACACCATTGTTCTacggtatgtcaggcgatggttgggttaacatgagaggtgggaatctttgggtacctaacgattcgattatgatatcagaggctccgattcgattataaatcgattattgatgtcacccaatgcccccccccctttttaatgttttgtacatttgttccaaaatagtttaaaaatcctattaggcttaaccaaactaatatttaagtatcaagttaacagttaaaaacattaaataaaatactcaagtccccattctgtatctgcagctttaaactacattcaatcaatttaatgatgtgaatcaacctttaaatttgataaaattgctcccgttattccttaatttcccttctgtctacttataacatgtcaaagttttaaaactgtttcattatttaaaggtaGATTCAAGCCAAGATTTTGGTGATTTcggagtatttcagataaaaagttaattaggttcgctacaaccgagccttctagagaagtctactgctttaaggtggcggctgtttacaacgcggcaactactaaacggcaagcctgtcgtttcgcatctagttctttttatatgttctaacaccgccgccgtctgtcatttacCATCAAGTTCTgcaaatatgtgatatctactatagccgtatgtggccgtatatttgtagcaactagcaactgggcgttgtttgaaccagctgtcggccgcagtcaggtattttttgttttttttatctagcagcatgagttgaacacGATATTTGctcttggtccgttcctcattgcgtcctgaagacctcgctgactgtgttttagttttgctttacctggtataattcaataatcggaatttggatgtttgtgaatcgttctcgaatcttccacggctgaatcgcgaataatctaagattcggaaatttcgcacgcctctagttaacattgttttatagttggtgatctaatgttgacaaatagttgatttatgattgatctggaaaaagattgaaaagtcattgaattatggatgagcgggtgTTTTGctcaaaaacataacattaattCAGCGATAatcaatataattaaaaaacgaaatgacgtttaggttttgtaaggatttcaatgtTAAAACAACATCAATTGAGGGTTCAAAAGTGACGTTTATTCAACGATAGAAGAtcaacagcggaatgttgatccaaaaTCTTTTCAACGTCAGTCTGCTATATTGGATTAGACTGGCGTTCATTTTCGACAATATCAATCTGATTTTGAAGCAATCGCCTAGCGCCATGTTTTATACCTGCAATGGACACtaagggtgatgacgtagattgtcactcacTCAACGAATACTactgggttactgcaattccttctacgcggcgtgTCTAATACATGTGCTCATTGGTTAAAATCACAGAGTACTtaccatttgtgtttttattgagtcttttattacctttttcattgcctcaaaatactttttgtatgtgtttcccTTTCATACCTTTAAGCATCGTGTTTTCTAGTgacagctttaaagcagattgttaatctgttgacctcattaTTCACGTAACATATTTAATAGAGGTAAtaaaggtgggaatcttggggcacctaacgatttgattacgattcagaggctacgattcgaatataaatcgattattgatgacccccccccgccccccacctCCTCGCGTTTAATGTTTCATACAATAGTTCCAaatttgtacaaaaatcctctcaggctgacAAAaattactatttcagtatcaagttaacagttcaaaacagtaaaattctcaagtccccattctgtatcagcagctttaaactacattcaattgatttaatgttgtgaatcaaccgttaaagttgttaaaattgctccaaacATCAACTCCAAACGAAAAACccatcgcttcaaaacaagtcgatgggctattttgttcgccttcatgaaaacagagaaacgGGCAACTTttgtgagaaaaactacaaaggcctcaaagccagttaccttgttgctgaacttgttgctaaatccaaaaaataCCACACTGTGACAGacacattaatactacctgcctgcaaagccattgtgtgcgagatgctcggccctgatgcgattaaagacattgctcaagtccccctgtctgataattctgagctttttcaagcctaactgctataaaaaaaaataaaataaaaacagagaaagaCTGATAGCTcttgaagaataaggatatcgactttgtgttcatctaaacaggctcaagttttacactgagtaagtatgcatactgagtagagctgggaatctttgggcacctaacaattcgattacgattcagaggctccgattcgattataaaacgattattgatgcacccccctcctttttaaaaacattttttattcatttattttttcataaatgttttgtatattagttccaaaattgttcaaaaatactctcaggctaaaccaaactactatttcagtatcaagttaacatatagcagtaaacaaatatacaaaaataacagtaaataaaaaaactccagtccccattctgtatcagcagctttaaactacattcaattaatttaatgttgtgaatcaaccgttaaagttgttaaaattgctcccgttattccataatttcccttttgtctactttcgacatgtgaaagttttaaaactattttaaagatagattcaagtcaatattttaccgatttaggagtattttagataaaaagttaattaggtttgcttggaaggttcgctacaacagccttgcagggaagtgtactgctttaagatggcggccgtttactaacgcccgcatctagctttttgcagatgtgctgctaacgctaccgaatctatattgcatctagtcctatataaatgatatctaccgtaacattatgtggatgtactttgtagcagcttttcggcagcagtcaggtatgttgttgtgttttttttatctcgtggcaggagttgagctagagccgtgagttgagcattggcattacccgaggggccgggtaatgagaagcatgatgtttagctactctcgctccgttcctcattgcgtcccgaagaccgcgcggcgcgctgagtgtgttgtacttccgctttacttggcatatttcaataatcggaatttggatgtttgtgaatcgttctcgaatcttccacggccgaatcgcaaataatctaagaatcggaaattttgcacacctctaatactgagaaattataattaaatatactgtacagaaaataattttggaacatttttggtttgtggtgtgccgcgagattttttccaatgtaaaaatgtgccgtgactcaaaaaaaggttgaaaaacactgttttagttaaaaagttaattaggtttgctacaacagagccttccagagaggtctactgctataagatggtggctgtttactaatgccggcaagtctgtcattgtgcatctagttctctatatatGTGCTGACGACGCagggtctgtcatttcgcatctagttctacacgcatacgatatctaccgtagcattatgttgcCTCAGTTTGTagcactgggcgttgtttgtagaggctgtcagcagcagtcaggtctttttttttttttttaatctagcggcatgagttgaacatgatatttactttcggtccgttcctcattgcgtcacaAAGACCGTGCTGTGCtatagttccgctttacctggcataattaaataatcggaatttggttgTTTGTGACacgttctcgaatctttcacggccgaatcgcgaataatctaagaatcggaaatttcgtatGCCTCTAATATTTAaagcacccttatttgatattactacgtttaagtattttcttaaggcatcttttgtatgttctgtctgtatggatctaaacaaaacaagttgaaagcggacggtagtactttgggtgtcaaatttgcctcttgtaacACCTTTCACCAATGTAGCACAATTTGACAGAActccgtttttttccccactactctcgtctcgtctcatccatctttcctgttcattttgcttttgctgcttgtttgtgaaatatcgacagtactgtcatgcttattaatgattctctcaggttcaaattgaaagggttgaactgttgacatgtttatgttgctagtcatactctggaaggcgggcagcgtaaccatgtgatgtcaccgccctgcgatgtcaacagcaatggtgacctactagttaaaccaaTTTTACAaagtgtataaaaatgaaaacatcaagagggcttTTCAAATATCaaataactcataataacgtttatcttttaagaactacaagtctttctatcggtggatccctttaataaaCCCGTGGGAAATGGCCAGCAATTAAACAGTTCATACTTAGCCACAGAACAAGGGAGTTGACTCAGTTACTCCCAttacaaatattcaaaaaacattagcctttcaatgttttgttttcaagCTATGTATTAATATGACATACAAATGACAGTTGATAatttttcagtgctttcttttGCCTAAACAAGCTTCAAGCAGTCTTTGATAAAGAGCTGATAGTGTTGCAATTGGCTGctaaaacttaatttaaaaaaaaaacaagcttatgTACAAATACAGACAACGCAATGTTGCGCCTGTGTATTTTCAAGCACACATTGATGGATTGCAATTTCTAATGTGAaagtaacatacagtggggagaacaagttttttgatacacagtcaatgggaaaacgcattggcagtgtatcaaatacttgttctccccactgtatgtcaaatTAGTCCATGACTTGGAGGGGAGTTGTTGACCAATGCTTACAGATTTTCTGATCGGGAAAACATATTTTTCACACAACATATTAAAAAGGGATATGTGCTTTTTCCATCGAAGATGAACACTGTGCACGTTAAGATGGTCCTGCATGCAGAAGCAGTGTTGTTTCATTGTCTTACCCTAACTTGTGTTTACAGGAGGAAGGTATCCCTTTGATGGGAGAATCCTCTTTCCTGGCCACTTTGGGTCAAAAGTTGTGCCATTATGATGGGtatgtaaaaatgcattttatatGACAACTGATATTGACAGTGAtaggtgtccaatccattttaaatgggagGGCTAGCAGTATTGTTCAAAGTTGGCATTAATCAAATGAGATGTAACAAAAACTCTGCATTGATGTTCAGTGGAACCACCACCTAActgatatataccgtatttaagtcgcaatttttttcatagtttggctgggggtgcgacttatgctcaggagtgacttatatgcaaaattattaacacattattatatcatttctagatcaaaatctctttattttccaaaatttcaCACTAGTTGTGCATGGATTTCCAGTTCAAAAAGGAAAAGACAAAATGTGATGAAAAGCGGGACTGACATCCAACACccacacaaataaataaaagaataatcataataataaaataaaatgaaaaaaacaaaaacaaaaaaaaaaacaagaaacaaaaagaaaaccaaCAAAAAGAAACCATTAAATTAATCCCCGTCACTGCCAGTGAACTTCGTGACCATTGAACATTGAGTTTTACTAATAGCTTTGGATAATAAATATCAATACAATAAAGAAAAGAGTTGCCAGATTATATCatttcaaatgttattttggtgttttggagtgacactgatggtttggtaaacttgttagcatgttctttatgctatagttgtctgaataactcttaatagctatgtaacgttaacataccgaccacgttcacatttcgttgttcattcatcatgtaacattatcatactgtacacttattcagcatgttgttctctattgtatttttattttaaattgcctttcaagatgacatatctgttctatgtgttggattttatcaagtaaatttcccccaaaaatgcgactccggtgcgacttatagtccgaaaaatacagtacttacagtttacaaCAAAGTTGTAACAAAGTACTTTACTGAAGACGTTGCATAAAATGTAAACCAATCAACACAAGAATGAATTCACTTTTAATGTCACACACCCCTCAAGTCGCACGGCCAAAAAATTACatgaattattttgttttaacgACTGTTAATTTCCTTTCACAACTAAATGGGCAGATGAGCAGGAGGCGCTGCAGTCAATCATGCAGGACCTGGCAGAACTTCACCGGTCCAGTCGTCCTGCTGGGTTCCTGTCGGACCTAGGCAAACCCAAAGCCTCCTCTCCCAAGAACTTGGTAAACCCTCACTGTCAGAAAATGAATTTATTTGGGGTTATTTCCAATTAGTGGAAGAAGTTATGATTAACATGCACTTTACAATTAACTCATCCGCTTAGATTTCGTTGTCAATGAGAGTGAATGACtttaagaatttttttattttaaaatgcctaGAAGGCAGCATGTTATTTTTCTGAGATTTGACTTTGATTTTTTGGACAGAATGACGTCAGAGTGAAATTCGAATTCAAAGGAGAGAAGAGGTAAAGCTCAAACTGGCTTGGTAATTTTTGTTCCTCTGTGACTGTAGACTCCCTGACATTGACCTTTCCTCTTCTTCCGTTCAGGATTTTGCAATTCTCTCGGCCCATCAAGTTGGACGACCTGAGAGAAAAAGCAAAGGTGGCTTTCGGTCAGGCTATGGACCTTCACTACAGCAACAACGAGGTAGAGACAAGACCAGTTTTCCCTTGAACCTTTAGCTCTCCACGCTAACTTGGCTGCTTGACTTCTACAGCTGGTGATTCCGCTTACCGTTCAAGATGACCTGGACAAGGCCGTGGAGCTGCTAGATCGAAGTGTTCACATGAAGAGTCTGAAAATCCTCCTGGTGTTGCAGATCTCTTCGCAGGTCTTTAGGGTTGAACCTTATGACAACCTTTCCCTCcaagactatttttttttcttaataattTTGTGGTTCTGGTTCTTTTTCCAGAACTCTTCTTGCAATCTGGGCCTCCTGCCTTCCTGCGAGGAGTTGGACAACAAAGGATTCAGAGTGGCAGACAAGGAGAGCATGTTGGCATCACTAGGTTAGAGAATGACCATTACAATGGTGGTGTTCAAAATCGTCCTTAGTAGATTTGTCACAAACACATAATTTTGCACTGAAGTTTTGTCCgaatcacctgattttgaggatttgTCAACACCGATCCGATACCTCGgcaatttgttcatttatttaataacgaattacaatacattttttgtttcttttgacaatagaaaaaaaaatcagaaaaaaacCTTACAACCCCAACTGTAAAAATTAATGACATCCCTCATTCTTACAGATAATCAGGGAttagggacatccctaattcttACATTACCTAGGTTTACAAAATTTGACCTTCAGTGAATCCAGTCTGTTGGTGTGATGATTTGATATCTAAAGTAACGGTTTTGTCCTTGCTCTTCAGGGTCTCATTCGACGGACCGAAGCTCTCCTCCACCCGGATACATTCCTGACGCACTCCAGCAAGTGGCAAGAAACGGTTCCTTCACTAGTATCAACAGCGAAGGAGAGTTCATTCCAGAGAGCATGGACCAGGTGCCCTATCTCTCAAAAGCGTGCACTACTCCACAAGCAGGAAATATAAGTGGGGCATTCCTTTTTCTCCTCAGATGCTGGACCCGCTGAGCATGAGCAGCCCGGAGAACTCTGCGTCTGGAAGTTGTCCTTCTTTAGATAGCCCATTGGACAGGTGGATACATTTAGGTTTAAGCATGCTGCCGTGAACGGCTATAGTAATGTACGTGTATTGAGACCTTTTCATGTTAAACAGTGAATACCCAAAATCAAGGATGCCAAGAGCACAGAGTTACCCTGACAACCATCAGGATTTTCCAGGTGCACAACGTGTGCGTGAGATGTAGGTTCTGTCACAAACAATGCTCTTATTGTGTCCCTATCCCTCCAGAATACGACATCCCTGTCTTCGACAAGTCTGGAAAAGGAGGCACGTACCCTCGGCGATACGGCGTTCCCTTCGGCCTGCAAGATTACAGTGATGGTTAGCATTCGCTTTTTTCCCCTGAAAATGTGAACGATATACCACAAGCAGGAAATTATCTCCTTCTTCGTGCGTCAGGGAGGAAGACCTTCCCTCGTGCTCGGCGAACGCAGGCACACGGTCTCCGCTCTCCTGTCAGCTTCAGTCCCACTGAGCAGTCGCCCAGCACTAGCAGCGGCAGCAGCGTGTTCACCCCCGACCTGGAAGACGGCGCCGCGCCTGCCAGGCGGCCTCGCAGGGGAAGTGATATTGAGACAAACCAGTCCAGCACTCCGAGC contains these protein-coding regions:
- the map3k2 gene encoding mitogen-activated protein kinase kinase kinase 2, producing MMDEQEALQSIMQDLAELHRSSRPAGFLSDLGKPKASSPKNLNDVRVKFEFKGEKRILQFSRPIKLDDLREKAKVAFGQAMDLHYSNNELVIPLTVQDDLDKAVELLDRSVHMKSLKILLVLQISSQNSSCNLGLLPSCEELDNKGFRVADKESMLASLGSHSTDRSSPPPGYIPDALQQVARNGSFTSINSEGEFIPESMDQMLDPLSMSSPENSASGSCPSLDSPLDSEYPKSRMPRAQSYPDNHQDFPEYDIPVFDKSGKGGTYPRRYGVPFGLQDYSDGRKTFPRARRTQAHGLRSPVSFSPTEQSPSTSSGSSVFTPDLEDGAAPARRPRRGSDIETNQSSTPSLSVMDISPPSRSPRAPTNWRLGKLLGQGAFGRVFLCYDADTGRELAVKQVQFDPESPETSKEVSALECEIQLLKNLCHERIVQYYGCLRDSMERTLSIFMEYMPGGSIKDQVKSYGALTENVTRRYTRQILEGVSYLHSNMIVHRDIKGANILRDSVGNVKLGDFGASRRLQTICLSGTGIKSVTGTPYWMSPEVISGEGYGRKADIWSVGCTVVEMLTQRPPWAEFEAMAAIFKIATQPTNPVLPAHVSDHCREFLKRIFVETKQRPCADELLRHIFVH